One genomic window of Motacilla alba alba isolate MOTALB_02 chromosome 3, Motacilla_alba_V1.0_pri, whole genome shotgun sequence includes the following:
- the CLN8 gene encoding protein CLN8, whose translation MKETIVGMRSVQREEMNPTNDDPVFGTVFDWDYLLWEIRLTFLAAGFLIYLGVFLLSHWLSSWRSTTYRALYAKEKVFWNMAVTRAVFGLQSCVAGLWALLVDPVFHADKVYSQQKWSWFNCLIAAGFFLLENVAVHVSNIIFRTFDVFLVVHHLLAFGGLAGLVINVKSGHYLPLMGMLLEMSTPSTCISWMLLKAGRANTFFWKANQWVMIHLFHCRMILTYHMWWVCIFNWNSIVENLGLLHFIVLFSGLFAVTLILNPYWTYKKTQQLLSPTDWNFENKAVENGKLNGETHQKKRM comes from the exons ATGAAGGAGACTATAGTGGGAATGAGAAGTGtccaaagagaagaaatgaatCCTACAAATGATGATCCAGTGTTTGGGACTGTTTTTGACTGGGACTATCTCTTATGGGAAATTCGTTTGACATTTTTAGCTGCTGGTTTTTTAATCTACTTGGGAGTATTTCTTCTGTCTCACTGGTTGTCTTCTTGGAGAAGTACCACTTACCGTGCCTTGTATGCAAAGGAGAAGGTGTTTTGGAATATGGCAGTCACACGTGCTGTCTTTGGACTTCAGAGTTGTGTTGCTGGGTTATGGGCTTTGCTCGTAGATCCCGTTTTTCACGCTGACAAAGTCTATTCACAGCAAAAGTGGAGTTGGTTTAACTGTTTAATAGCAGCTGGATTTTTCTTGCTTGAAAATGTAGCAGTTCATGTGTCCAACATTATTTTTAGAACATTTGATGTTTTCTTAGTAGTTCATCATTTGCTTGCTTTTGGGGGCTTGGCTGGTTTAGTAATTAATGTGAAATCTGGACATTATCTGCCTTTGATGGGAATGTTGCTGGAGATGAGTACTCCCTCAACATGCATTTCCTGGATGCTTCTGAAG GCTGGCCGTGCTAACACCTTTTTCTGGAAGGCAAACCAGTGGGTGATGATCCATCTGTTTCACTGCCGCATGATTCTTACCTACCACATGTGGTGGGTGTGTATTTTCAATTGGAATTCTATTGTAGAAAATCTGGGACTTCTTCACTTTATTGTTTTATTCTCGGGGTTATTTGCTGTTACGCTAATACTTAACCCATACTGGACATAcaaaaaaactcagcaactCCTCAGCCCTACTGACtggaactttgaaaataaagcagtggAAAATGGAAAGTTAAATGGTGAAACACATCAAAAGAAGAGGATGTAG